CTCGTGGCTGAACATGGTCGAGCGATTCTTCCGCGACCTCTCCGAAAACCGCCTCAAGCGCGACAGCTTCACCAGCGTGGCCGATCTCGAGCAGGCGATTGCGCAGTACATCGAGCATCACAACAAGGATCCCAAGCCGTTGATCTGGACTGCCAGCGCCGCCGACATCCTCGCCAAAGTCACCCGCGCGAAGGCCGCCCTGGCGCGAGTGGCCAGATAAGTGCAGAACAAATTGGCGCACCACACTAGCCGGGCTGGGAGGCCACCGGCGCTGCGCGCTGCGCCTGGCGCGCCGCCCACTGCCGGGCCAGGGCGCGCACCTCGGCCGGGCAGTCGCCGAAGCGGCGCAGCCAGAAATCACGCAGGCCCATCGCCGCGGCCCGGTTGCGCGGGTCGGCAAAGGCGGCGCGCACCGCCCACCACCAGCTTTTCGGGGTCA
This region of Actinomycetota bacterium genomic DNA includes:
- a CDS encoding IS630 family transposase gives rise to the protein SWLNMVERFFRDLSENRLKRDSFTSVADLEQAIAQYIEHHNKDPKPLIWTASAADILAKVTRAKAALARVAR